The Chloroflexota bacterium genome window below encodes:
- a CDS encoding sulfatase-like hydrolase/transferase: MALARWSAAAFVAAYVLISFSATPNPMMALWRPLLVGVAVAVALQLLLGLVLRDGDRAEIAASAVVLVLGAAWVPLAVLVVAVIWLLAIQLMRRRRGEPALGLNARTVARNLGVFAWAFATVAAIPVVGWAIASYHPADGAIEGATGTGRPDIVLLLVDGYPRADSLVEQFGVDNSAFVTALTTRGFLVAAHSRSNYTATWASLSSMFYGRYVDEIHELAPPPADPAEQYRRVMLALGRAPVLDGFRRDGYEIVTIPSAFESAALTSADRILTPPEWTSFELSLIQRSLAGQLAFRLAPGVVFDQHRARLESTLQLLGDEMARTSATPRFVFAHLLAPHAPVAFRADGSPAEPPACFPGCSPYGITSAADWEGFPGQVTHVNELVVAVLDRIIGDDPGALIILMSDHGSPRTGEAPANAFRNFFAARAPANEVQYEDDVTPMTVLARLTDLPFTSGDPYRAWISAGLEPLTLTPYTGPEP; the protein is encoded by the coding sequence ATGGCTCTCGCGCGATGGTCGGCTGCTGCCTTCGTTGCCGCCTATGTCCTCATCTCGTTCAGCGCCACCCCCAACCCGATGATGGCCCTGTGGCGGCCGCTGCTCGTCGGGGTCGCCGTGGCAGTCGCACTCCAGCTGCTCCTCGGGCTGGTCCTGCGGGATGGAGACCGGGCCGAGATCGCCGCGTCCGCGGTCGTGCTCGTCCTGGGCGCGGCATGGGTCCCGCTGGCAGTGCTGGTAGTGGCCGTGATCTGGCTCCTGGCGATCCAGCTCATGCGCCGTCGGCGGGGCGAGCCAGCCCTGGGCCTCAACGCCAGGACCGTGGCTCGCAACCTCGGGGTCTTCGCCTGGGCCTTCGCGACGGTGGCAGCGATCCCAGTCGTGGGCTGGGCGATCGCCTCGTACCACCCCGCGGACGGAGCCATTGAGGGTGCCACTGGCACTGGCCGGCCCGACATCGTGCTGCTGCTGGTGGATGGCTACCCCCGCGCCGACTCGCTGGTCGAGCAGTTCGGCGTGGACAACTCGGCCTTTGTGACTGCGCTAACCACCCGCGGCTTCCTTGTGGCGGCGCACAGCCGCTCGAATTACACGGCCACCTGGGCCAGCCTCTCGTCCATGTTCTACGGCCGGTACGTGGACGAAATCCACGAGCTCGCGCCGCCCCCCGCAGACCCAGCCGAGCAGTATCGCCGAGTGATGCTGGCACTCGGCAGGGCACCGGTTCTCGACGGGTTTCGGCGCGACGGCTACGAGATCGTCACGATCCCGTCCGCCTTCGAGAGTGCCGCCCTGACCAGCGCCGATCGGATCCTGACGCCGCCGGAATGGACCTCGTTCGAGCTATCGCTGATCCAGCGCTCTCTGGCGGGTCAGCTGGCATTCAGACTCGCACCAGGCGTCGTCTTCGATCAGCACCGCGCTCGCCTGGAGAGCACGCTCCAGCTTCTTGGTGACGAGATGGCGCGGACCTCCGCCACGCCACGGTTCGTCTTCGCCCACCTGCTGGCACCCCATGCTCCGGTCGCCTTTCGCGCCGACGGGTCTCCCGCTGAGCCCCCGGCGTGCTTCCCGGGCTGCAGTCCCTATGGCATAACGTCGGCCGCCGACTGGGAGGGATTCCCGGGTCAGGTCACCCACGTGAACGAGCTCGTCGTCGCAGTCCTGGATCGCATCATCGGCGACGATCCGGGAGCACTCATCATTTTGATGTCGGATCACGGCAGTCCCAGGACCGGAGAGGCACCGGCGAATGCGTTCCGTAACTTCTTCGCGGCGCGGGCGCCCGCCAACGAGGTGCAGTACGAGGACGACGTCACGCCAATGACCGTGCTCGCGCGGCTCACCGACCTGCCGTTCACTTCTGGCGATCCGTATCGCGCTTGGATCTCAGCTGGACTGGAGCCGCTGACCCTGACGCCCTACACGGGCCCCGAGCCCTAG
- a CDS encoding sensor histidine kinase gives MPRTARRRVPSSVPIVLPSGFDQLRAQAAESVTRNAWRLREVAEIYREQYRSRLDEWVQLRARVDHRVAAHRGTGPSPSVLRADRDALGRELAGLQSGLKRIDIAARQMELVLTYLASDDERASEPTLSDADLSPAAISLKIIQAQEGERQRLAEEVHDGPGQVLTNAIFQVEYLDRVIDDSPETARDELAFLRTMLREGLDEVRSFITALRPPSVDVGLKQAITVAGAEFAAKHGIAVEVSVPGIDSKVPGEAKAPMLRVVQEALQNVRKHAAATTVRISLEEGHLVIVDNGRGFDVMRLASASRNFGLQFMRERAELMGSSLQIESRQGEGTRILLRIPEVH, from the coding sequence TTGCCACGGACCGCACGACGTCGAGTGCCATCCAGCGTCCCCATCGTCCTGCCGAGCGGCTTCGACCAGCTGCGGGCGCAGGCCGCGGAAAGCGTCACGCGCAATGCCTGGCGTCTTCGCGAGGTGGCCGAGATCTATCGCGAGCAGTACCGCAGCCGCCTCGACGAGTGGGTCCAGCTGCGTGCGCGGGTCGACCATCGCGTGGCGGCCCACCGTGGAACCGGTCCCTCGCCATCAGTCCTGCGAGCCGACCGCGATGCCCTGGGCAGGGAGCTCGCCGGCCTGCAATCGGGCCTGAAGCGGATCGATATCGCCGCTCGACAGATGGAGCTCGTCCTGACCTACCTGGCCAGCGACGACGAGCGCGCCTCCGAGCCGACCCTGTCCGACGCCGATCTCTCGCCGGCCGCAATCTCGCTGAAGATCATCCAGGCGCAGGAAGGCGAGCGTCAGCGTCTCGCCGAGGAGGTCCACGACGGACCTGGCCAGGTCCTGACCAACGCCATCTTCCAGGTCGAGTACCTCGACCGCGTGATCGACGACTCGCCGGAGACCGCGCGGGACGAGCTCGCGTTCCTGCGCACCATGCTGCGCGAGGGGCTTGATGAGGTGCGCTCATTCATCACCGCCCTCCGGCCTCCATCTGTCGACGTCGGATTGAAGCAGGCGATCACCGTTGCAGGGGCCGAGTTCGCGGCCAAGCACGGGATCGCCGTTGAGGTGTCGGTGCCGGGCATCGACTCCAAGGTCCCTGGAGAGGCCAAGGCACCGATGCTGCGCGTCGTGCAGGAAGCCCTCCAGAACGTTCGCAAGCATGCGGCCGCCACAACGGTCCGCATTAGCCTCGAGGAGGGTCACCTCGTGATCGTCGACAACGGTCGGGGCTTCGACGTCATGCGGCTCGCCTCGGCCAGCCGCAACTTCGGCCTGCAGTTCATGCGCGAGCGCGCCGAGCTGATGGGTTCGTCACTCCAAATCGAGTCCCGCCAGGGGGAGGGGACTCGCATCCTTCTTCGCATACCGGAGGTTCACTAA
- a CDS encoding spermidine synthase, with amino-acid sequence MPQPPNLPPRLRLVLLSFLMLFVELALIRWTGSNVLYLAYFSNFVLLGSFLGIGIGFLRARARIDLFNYAPIALALFIGFVLIFPVEIDRSGSDLIYFGAFQPTGLPIWLTLPLIFGAVAVVMAMIAEGVARTFVEFEALEAYRLDIAGSICGIAAFSVLSFAWAPPLAWALVVAMLFAVLLPGSPRWTLNAARAVALVGLVFMLGRESIVPEWSWSPYYKIEVVEEPDGPYHYTISANGVPHQAIIATTDREAVEPIYFLPYEHVAGNRLRNVLIIGAGNGNDVATALAMGAQHIDAVEIDPRLLQLGRDLHPDRPYADPRVDRHVNDGRAFLEQTDTRYDLIIFALPDSLTLVSGQSSIRLESYLFTREAISAAREHIAPGGAFSMYNFYRERWLVDRYAGTLASVFAVNPCIDDVGAGQLAALTVTLDPADLACTTAWAASGQVPEPATDDHPFPYLRQAGLPAFYLITIGLILLASVGLVRAAAGSLRPMRGYLDLAAMGAAFLLLETKSVVQFALLFGTTWFVNALVFGGVLVSVLAAIEATRRVRILRPGVLYVALLAALLIAWLLPAPALLHLDFWPRLLVAASVAFLPIFLANLVFAGRFRDVGDTTGAFGANLLGAMAGGLIEYVALVTGYQALLLVVAALYGLAWWLGQRGGLAISPAR; translated from the coding sequence ATGCCCCAGCCCCCCAACCTCCCACCGCGGCTCCGGCTGGTCCTACTCAGCTTCCTGATGCTCTTCGTCGAGTTGGCGCTGATCCGCTGGACCGGCTCGAACGTCCTCTACCTCGCCTACTTCAGCAACTTCGTGCTACTGGGCAGCTTCCTGGGGATCGGGATCGGCTTCCTGCGGGCGCGGGCGCGCATCGACCTCTTCAACTACGCGCCAATCGCACTTGCCCTCTTCATCGGCTTTGTGCTGATCTTCCCGGTCGAGATCGATCGGTCGGGAAGCGACCTGATCTACTTCGGAGCGTTCCAGCCGACCGGGCTGCCGATCTGGCTGACGCTCCCGCTCATCTTTGGGGCGGTGGCGGTGGTGATGGCCATGATCGCGGAGGGCGTGGCACGCACCTTTGTCGAGTTCGAGGCGCTCGAGGCGTATCGGCTCGACATAGCCGGCAGCATCTGCGGCATCGCGGCCTTTTCAGTGCTCAGCTTCGCCTGGGCGCCACCGCTGGCCTGGGCGCTGGTCGTGGCCATGCTGTTCGCCGTGCTGCTCCCCGGCAGCCCGCGCTGGACCCTGAACGCCGCCCGAGCGGTCGCGCTCGTCGGCCTGGTCTTCATGCTCGGTCGCGAGTCGATCGTGCCCGAGTGGAGCTGGTCGCCCTACTACAAGATCGAGGTTGTGGAGGAGCCGGACGGGCCCTACCACTACACCATCAGTGCCAACGGCGTGCCCCACCAGGCGATCATCGCGACCACGGATCGCGAAGCCGTGGAGCCGATCTACTTCCTCCCTTACGAGCATGTCGCCGGCAATAGGTTGCGAAACGTCCTGATCATCGGGGCCGGAAATGGAAACGACGTGGCGACCGCGCTGGCAATGGGCGCTCAGCACATCGATGCGGTGGAGATCGACCCCCGGCTGCTCCAGCTGGGTCGCGACCTGCATCCCGACCGGCCGTACGCCGATCCCCGGGTGGACAGGCACGTCAACGACGGTCGCGCCTTCCTGGAGCAAACCGATACTCGCTACGACCTGATCATCTTCGCGCTCCCCGACTCCCTGACCCTCGTGTCCGGGCAGTCGTCCATCCGGCTCGAGAGCTACCTCTTCACGCGCGAGGCGATCAGCGCGGCGCGGGAGCACATCGCGCCAGGCGGCGCGTTCAGCATGTACAACTTCTACCGCGAGCGCTGGCTGGTCGATCGCTATGCCGGGACGCTGGCGAGTGTCTTCGCCGTCAATCCGTGCATCGACGATGTGGGCGCTGGCCAGCTGGCGGCGCTGACCGTCACGCTCGACCCTGCCGACCTTGCCTGCACCACGGCGTGGGCGGCCTCGGGGCAGGTACCTGAACCTGCCACAGACGATCACCCCTTCCCGTACCTCCGGCAAGCGGGTCTGCCGGCGTTCTACCTGATCACCATCGGCCTGATTCTGCTGGCCTCGGTCGGGCTGGTGCGAGCGGCCGCTGGGTCGCTGCGTCCGATGCGCGGTTACCTCGACCTCGCGGCCATGGGGGCGGCCTTCCTGCTGCTGGAGACCAAGAGCGTCGTCCAGTTTGCGCTCCTCTTCGGGACGACCTGGTTCGTCAATGCGCTGGTCTTCGGCGGGGTGCTGGTCTCCGTGCTGGCGGCGATCGAGGCAACGCGGCGGGTGCGGATCCTGCGGCCTGGCGTGCTCTACGTTGCGCTGCTCGCAGCACTGCTCATCGCGTGGCTGCTGCCCGCGCCCGCGCTGCTGCACCTGGACTTCTGGCCCCGCCTGCTGGTAGCGGCATCGGTGGCTTTCCTGCCGATCTTTCTGGCAAACCTCGTCTTCGCGGGACGGTTCCGGGATGTCGGCGACACAACCGGCGCCTTCGGAGCCAACCTGCTGGGCGCGATGGCGGGAGGGCTGATCGAATACGTGGCCCTGGTCACTGGCTACCAGGCCCTGCTGCTGGTCGTGGCCGCACTATACGGATTGGCCTGGTGGCTCGGCCAGCGGGGCGGTCTCGCGATCAGCCCGGCTCGGTAG
- a CDS encoding class I SAM-dependent methyltransferase — MTERPAAEREPGSYRDPSGFVFRRDGVLYRQVNASFADEWATFESSGLHAALVKEGLLVADAPASLDLAPEPGAVAVIQPDEIGFISYPFEWSFSQLKDAALLTLRAQAMAGEHGMTLRDASAYNVQFHDGKAVLIDTLSFESTAADQPWKPYRQFCENFLAPLALMALRDGRLGQLLRTWIDGVPLDLASALLPGRTRYFSPGLAAHIHLHARAQRQHAGDSGPDGAPSTGTRTVTMSEGRRLALLDHLRRTVEGLHLPALGTVWADYADQTSYSEAGTASKESIVRQMLEAVAAEGGRRAWDLGANTGRYSAIAADAGFWVLALDIDWAAVERHYLALRAAGDERIMPLLADLAEPSPAVGWENSERASLIERANADVLIALALVHHLAIGRNVPMPMISRLMARLGPHLIVEWIPKADPMVKRLLAAREDVFADYSPDGFRAAFGQDFEIAEERQIVDSGRILFRMRRRPDR, encoded by the coding sequence GTGACCGAGCGCCCGGCCGCTGAGCGCGAGCCAGGCTCCTACCGCGACCCCAGCGGCTTCGTCTTCCGCCGCGACGGCGTTCTGTACCGCCAGGTCAACGCCTCCTTCGCCGATGAATGGGCCACCTTCGAGTCCTCTGGGCTGCACGCCGCCCTCGTCAAGGAAGGCCTCCTGGTAGCCGATGCGCCTGCCTCGCTCGACCTGGCGCCAGAGCCCGGGGCGGTGGCTGTCATCCAACCCGACGAGATCGGCTTCATCTCGTACCCGTTCGAGTGGTCTTTCTCGCAGCTGAAGGACGCCGCGCTTCTCACCCTCCGCGCGCAAGCGATGGCCGGCGAGCACGGCATGACGCTGCGCGACGCGAGCGCCTACAACGTCCAGTTCCACGACGGGAAGGCCGTCCTGATCGACACTCTCTCGTTCGAGAGCACCGCAGCCGACCAGCCGTGGAAACCCTATCGCCAGTTCTGCGAGAACTTCCTGGCGCCGCTGGCGCTGATGGCCCTTCGCGACGGGCGCCTCGGACAGCTGCTGCGCACCTGGATCGATGGCGTCCCGCTGGACCTCGCGTCCGCGCTGCTGCCTGGCAGGACCCGGTACTTCTCGCCGGGCCTCGCGGCGCACATCCATCTCCATGCCCGCGCGCAGCGCCAGCATGCCGGCGATTCCGGCCCCGATGGCGCCCCGTCCACGGGGACGCGGACCGTCACCATGAGCGAGGGCCGCCGTCTCGCCCTGCTGGACCATCTGCGTCGCACCGTCGAGGGGCTGCACTTGCCGGCGCTTGGCACCGTCTGGGCCGATTACGCCGACCAGACCAGCTACTCGGAGGCCGGCACCGCGAGCAAGGAATCGATCGTGAGGCAGATGCTCGAGGCGGTTGCCGCAGAAGGTGGACGGCGCGCCTGGGACCTCGGCGCCAACACCGGCCGCTACAGCGCCATCGCGGCGGATGCGGGATTCTGGGTGCTCGCGCTGGATATCGACTGGGCCGCGGTTGAGCGCCACTACCTGGCATTGCGAGCCGCCGGCGACGAACGGATCATGCCGCTCCTCGCCGACCTCGCGGAGCCCTCGCCGGCCGTCGGCTGGGAAAACAGCGAGCGGGCGTCCCTGATCGAGCGCGCCAATGCCGACGTGCTGATCGCCCTTGCGCTGGTCCACCACCTGGCCATCGGGCGCAACGTGCCCATGCCCATGATCAGCCGCCTGATGGCGCGCCTCGGCCCCCACCTGATCGTGGAGTGGATCCCGAAGGCCGACCCGATGGTCAAGCGCCTGCTGGCCGCGCGCGAGGACGTCTTCGCCGACTATTCGCCCGATGGATTCCGCGCCGCGTTCGGCCAGGACTTCGAGATCGCCGAGGAGAGGCAGATCGTGGATTCCGGGCGCATTCTGTTCAGGATGCGCCGTCGGCCTGACCGCTAG